From the Desulfosoma sp. genome, one window contains:
- a CDS encoding 1,4-dihydroxy-6-naphthoate synthase → MADLLSLGYSTCPNDTFIFGGLALGAVRPQGLQFQPFLADVEVLNRKAKEAVLDVTKISLNAVIHCLKDYWILRAGGALGRGCGPIVVAKKPLSANDLLNATIAIPGRLTTANLLLELTGLHRGKRVEMSFEKVMPAVVAEKVDAGLVIHEGRFTYESLGLHLVLDLGAWWETHTGYPLPLGCIVIRRSLGRSTAEAVDRSIVASLDWAYAHSEELWLYITAHAQEMAPDVIRRHIETFVNDFTRDVGVEGEQAVRGLLQEAARLAGVSLPKVPLFWTDSLPENEVL, encoded by the coding sequence GTGGCCGATCTTCTTTCTTTGGGCTATTCCACCTGCCCGAACGATACTTTCATTTTTGGCGGTCTTGCTCTGGGTGCCGTTCGACCTCAAGGGTTGCAGTTCCAACCTTTTCTTGCCGATGTGGAAGTTCTGAACCGGAAAGCCAAAGAAGCCGTCCTGGACGTCACCAAAATCTCGTTGAACGCCGTGATCCATTGCCTCAAAGACTATTGGATCCTGCGCGCCGGAGGCGCTCTAGGTCGAGGATGCGGCCCCATCGTGGTGGCCAAAAAGCCTCTGAGTGCAAATGATCTCTTGAACGCGACTATCGCCATTCCGGGTCGTTTAACGACAGCGAATCTTCTTTTGGAACTTACCGGTTTGCATCGTGGAAAACGGGTCGAAATGTCCTTTGAAAAGGTTATGCCGGCGGTGGTGGCCGAAAAAGTGGATGCAGGTCTTGTGATCCATGAAGGTCGTTTCACCTATGAAAGCTTAGGCCTGCATCTTGTGCTGGATCTTGGTGCCTGGTGGGAAACCCACACGGGATATCCACTGCCTTTGGGTTGCATCGTGATTCGGCGTAGCCTTGGTCGTTCCACGGCGGAAGCCGTCGATCGATCCATCGTGGCATCCCTGGATTGGGCTTATGCCCATTCGGAAGAGCTATGGCTTTACATTACGGCGCATGCCCAGGAAATGGCTCCTGATGTGATACGGCGCCATATTGAAACCTTCGTCAACGATTTCACGCGGGACGTCGGAGTGGAAGGAGAACAGGCCGTTCGCGGGCTTCTTCAGGAAGCTGCGCGTCTTGCAGGCGTGTCTCTTCCCAAAGTCCCGCTCTTTTGGACGGATTCCCTACCCGAAAACGAGGTGCTTTGA
- the purB gene encoding adenylosuccinate lyase → MIDRYTRPEMGRIWTQENKYRKWLDVELAVCEARAQRGEIPAWAMEQIRERATFRVERIDEIEKETQHDVIAFLTCVAEHVGPASRFIHEGLTSSDVLDTANALLFLEASDLLLEDMDRLLEVLKRRSFEFKDTVMMGRSHGIHAEPITFGLKWALWYAEMQRNRQRLFRARETIRVGKISGAVGTFANIDPEIEVDVCRRLGLEPASISTQVIQRDRYAEYFTTLAIIGCSVEKIAVEIRHLQRTEVREAEEYFAPGQKGSSAMPHKRNPIASENLSGLARVLRGNALAAMENVALWHERDISHSSVERIIGPDSTILLDYMLNRLTRVLDKLVVYPEKMRQNMEITGGLLFSQRVLLALVAKGLTREEAYRLVQRNAMKVWQEGGHLKDRLLSDPEVTALLAEEELEELFDLKYHLKHVDTIFQRVFGTN, encoded by the coding sequence ATGATTGATCGATACACACGGCCGGAAATGGGCCGTATCTGGACGCAAGAAAACAAATACCGCAAATGGTTGGACGTGGAACTGGCCGTGTGTGAGGCTCGGGCGCAACGCGGCGAAATCCCCGCCTGGGCCATGGAACAGATTCGAGAAAGAGCGACCTTTCGTGTGGAGCGCATTGATGAAATCGAAAAAGAGACCCAACACGATGTCATTGCGTTTCTCACCTGCGTAGCGGAGCATGTGGGACCAGCATCCCGGTTTATTCATGAAGGGCTCACCTCTTCAGATGTGCTGGACACCGCCAACGCCCTGCTCTTTCTGGAAGCTTCCGATCTCCTTCTGGAAGATATGGACCGCCTTCTAGAAGTGCTGAAGCGTCGGTCCTTTGAATTCAAGGACACGGTCATGATGGGCCGATCCCACGGCATTCATGCGGAACCTATCACTTTTGGTCTCAAGTGGGCCTTGTGGTATGCGGAGATGCAAAGAAACCGCCAACGGTTGTTTCGAGCTCGAGAAACCATACGTGTGGGAAAAATTTCCGGGGCCGTCGGCACCTTTGCCAATATCGACCCGGAAATCGAGGTCGATGTCTGCCGAAGATTGGGGTTGGAGCCGGCTTCCATCAGCACTCAGGTGATTCAGCGGGATCGCTACGCCGAATATTTTACAACCTTGGCCATCATCGGATGTTCCGTGGAAAAGATCGCCGTGGAAATCCGGCACCTGCAGCGCACCGAAGTGCGGGAAGCCGAAGAATACTTTGCCCCCGGTCAAAAAGGTTCTTCGGCCATGCCTCACAAACGCAATCCCATCGCTTCGGAAAATCTTTCGGGATTGGCTCGAGTCCTTCGCGGCAACGCCTTGGCCGCCATGGAAAACGTGGCTCTGTGGCATGAACGGGATATCAGCCATTCGTCCGTGGAACGCATTATCGGTCCCGATTCCACCATCCTTTTGGACTATATGCTCAACCGTCTCACCCGTGTCCTGGACAAGCTGGTCGTCTATCCCGAAAAAATGCGGCAAAACATGGAAATCACGGGCGGGTTGCTTTTTTCGCAGCGAGTTCTTTTGGCTCTTGTGGCTAAAGGACTTACCCGTGAAGAAGCTTATCGATTGGTCCAAAGAAATGCCATGAAGGTCTGGCAGGAAGGCGGCCACCTTAAAGACCGATTGCTGTCGGATCCCGAGGTGACAGCCCTTTTAGCGGAAGAAGAGCTGGAAGAACTGTTCGATTTGAAGTACCACCTGAAACATGTGGACACTATTTTTCAGCGCGTTTTCGGGACAAATTAA
- a CDS encoding TrkA family potassium uptake protein: protein MQRIAIIGLGNFGYYLGCELSRKGFDVLALDIRKDAVQHAKNDLAVVVTADATQKENLLDLGVAEADVAVVTIGTNMLASILTTFLLKEIGVRQVYAKALSEEHEKILKRVGADYILFPEKDMAVSLARRLAHPNLLEYLPFIGDHGIFEVEAPAEFLGKTLKELDLINRFGIQVLAVRQADGKSLTFIPKADFIIRTGDILILLAPNQAMDQFSKRT, encoded by the coding sequence ATGCAACGGATCGCCATCATCGGCTTGGGAAATTTTGGATATTACCTCGGCTGTGAACTATCCCGAAAAGGCTTTGATGTGCTGGCTCTGGATATTCGAAAGGACGCCGTCCAACATGCCAAAAATGACCTCGCTGTGGTCGTGACCGCTGACGCCACGCAAAAAGAAAACCTTTTGGATTTAGGTGTCGCCGAAGCCGATGTGGCCGTGGTCACCATCGGCACCAATATGCTGGCGAGCATCCTGACCACTTTTCTTCTGAAAGAAATCGGCGTGCGCCAAGTCTATGCCAAGGCCCTAAGTGAAGAACACGAGAAGATCCTTAAACGCGTTGGAGCCGATTATATCCTGTTCCCCGAAAAGGATATGGCGGTGAGCTTGGCCAGACGCTTGGCCCATCCCAATCTACTGGAATACTTGCCTTTCATCGGGGATCACGGCATCTTCGAAGTGGAAGCCCCGGCTGAATTTCTGGGAAAAACCTTGAAGGAGCTGGATCTGATCAATCGGTTCGGCATTCAAGTCCTGGCGGTGCGGCAAGCAGACGGAAAGAGTCTCACCTTCATTCCCAAAGCCGATTTTATCATACGCACTGGAGATATTCTGATCCTTCTCGCACCCAACCAGGCTATGGATCAGTTCTCTAAGAGAACCTAA
- a CDS encoding TrkH family potassium uptake protein has protein sequence MGSYRKKNLLPPPVMPVAGFGALILVGSLTLRALPLTNGSSLPFIDALFMATSASCVTGLTLYDVGSQFSPWAQGTLLFLIQVGGLGIMLLSTVLLMALGQRVSFQSRFLIQDTYTYGPSAHLGSFIVQVIVFTVTIECAGSVLLFCGFVNHMPWDQAVFHAVFHSVSAFCNAGFSLFSDSLMGYRDSPLVILVVAGLIILGGIGFLVLHEVVRAVRLRRPWRRLSLHSKLAISSTVFLASAGTFLFLAGEWNATLAGLPFSTKLLASFFQSITPRTAGFNSLDFSQMKDLTILGTLFLMFVGACPGSTGGGVKTTTVAVLLAISRSRLRGSPCVYAFHRSLSDETQRRAFSVFVLSALVVIMGTAFLAGTELGPLSIEESRGRFLEILFEATSAFGTVGLSLGATARLTFWGKMTVIGLMFIGRLGPLVLAMAIQPRKRASSYEYAEEPVMIG, from the coding sequence ATGGGGTCGTATCGAAAAAAGAATCTTCTTCCACCTCCAGTGATGCCCGTTGCGGGTTTTGGCGCCCTTATACTCGTCGGGAGCCTTACCTTGCGCGCTTTGCCCTTGACCAACGGATCCTCCCTGCCCTTTATCGATGCCCTATTTATGGCCACATCAGCCAGCTGCGTGACGGGTCTGACCCTCTACGACGTCGGAAGTCAGTTTAGCCCGTGGGCTCAAGGGACTTTGCTTTTTCTCATTCAAGTGGGCGGGCTCGGTATCATGTTATTGTCCACGGTGCTTCTTATGGCTTTAGGGCAACGAGTCTCTTTTCAGTCCCGATTCCTCATTCAGGACACTTACACCTATGGACCCAGCGCGCATCTAGGAAGTTTCATCGTTCAAGTCATTGTTTTTACCGTAACCATCGAATGCGCTGGAAGCGTTTTGCTTTTCTGCGGTTTTGTCAACCATATGCCCTGGGATCAGGCTGTTTTCCATGCGGTATTTCATAGTGTGAGCGCCTTTTGCAACGCGGGTTTTTCCTTGTTTTCCGATTCTCTGATGGGATACCGGGATTCGCCTTTGGTCATTCTTGTTGTCGCCGGTCTGATTATTCTTGGAGGCATTGGGTTCCTGGTGCTTCATGAAGTCGTTCGAGCCGTTCGCCTTCGAAGACCCTGGAGACGGCTTTCGCTGCATTCAAAGCTCGCCATTTCAAGCACGGTCTTTCTTGCGAGCGCAGGCACCTTTCTGTTTTTGGCCGGCGAATGGAACGCAACCCTGGCGGGACTTCCTTTTTCCACGAAACTTCTGGCTTCCTTTTTTCAATCCATCACGCCGCGGACAGCCGGTTTTAACTCTTTGGATTTCTCCCAAATGAAGGATTTAACCATCTTGGGAACCCTTTTCCTTATGTTTGTCGGAGCCTGTCCTGGGTCCACGGGAGGGGGTGTGAAAACCACCACGGTTGCGGTCCTCCTGGCCATCAGCCGATCACGGCTTCGAGGCAGCCCCTGTGTGTATGCATTCCATAGAAGCTTGTCCGATGAAACGCAACGTCGCGCTTTTTCCGTTTTTGTCTTATCCGCTCTGGTGGTCATTATGGGCACGGCTTTTTTGGCAGGAACAGAACTGGGGCCTTTGAGTATTGAAGAAAGCCGAGGGCGTTTTCTAGAAATTCTTTTTGAAGCCACCTCCGCTTTCGGAACCGTGGGTCTTAGCCTTGGAGCCACAGCACGTCTTACCTTCTGGGGCAAGATGACGGTGATCGGCCTCATGTTCATCGGCCGACTGGGGCCTTTGGTGCTGGCTATGGCCATTCAGCCGAGGAAGCGAGCCAGTTCCTACGAATACGCCGAAGAGCCCGTCATGATTGGATGA
- the sfsA gene encoding DNA/RNA nuclease SfsA — protein MHDGLLQSVALSFNGRPETGLVPAVFLARPNRFVAEMLMQDGRREMVHCPNSGSMKGCLEVGAAARLSRATPGRGRKTAYTWEMIQIRGVWVGINTSVPNHLAAKAAEKRALPIFQDALSIRREVFAGNHSRMDLLVETTAGPLWVEVKNVTLVENGTAFFPDAVTSRGAKHLEVLVEKVHQGHRAAMLYVVQRADAERFAPADHIDPIYGERFRWARAHGVLVCVVRARVSPEVIFLEKLLPFE, from the coding sequence ATGCACGACGGCCTTCTGCAATCCGTAGCTCTTTCCTTTAACGGCCGGCCTGAAACAGGCTTGGTCCCCGCCGTTTTTCTTGCTCGGCCCAACAGATTTGTGGCGGAAATGCTGATGCAGGACGGCCGTCGGGAAATGGTGCATTGTCCCAATTCGGGATCTATGAAAGGGTGTTTGGAAGTCGGGGCTGCGGCGCGCTTATCTCGAGCGACACCCGGTCGTGGCCGCAAAACAGCTTACACCTGGGAGATGATCCAGATTCGCGGGGTTTGGGTCGGCATCAACACCTCGGTCCCAAACCATCTGGCGGCTAAGGCCGCCGAAAAACGGGCCCTGCCCATTTTTCAAGACGCTCTTTCGATACGTCGCGAAGTTTTTGCCGGAAATCACAGTCGCATGGACCTGCTTGTGGAAACCACGGCAGGCCCCCTGTGGGTGGAAGTGAAAAATGTGACCTTGGTGGAAAACGGCACGGCCTTTTTCCCGGATGCTGTCACGTCTCGAGGCGCCAAACATCTTGAGGTTCTTGTGGAAAAGGTACACCAAGGGCACCGCGCTGCCATGCTCTACGTGGTTCAAAGAGCGGATGCCGAGCGGTTTGCTCCGGCGGATCATATCGACCCGATCTACGGGGAAAGATTTCGATGGGCTCGAGCTCACGGGGTTCTCGTGTGTGTTGTGCGTGCCAGAGTGAGTCCAGAAGTGATCTTTTTGGAAAAGCTTTTACCGTTTGAGTGA